A genomic segment from Nodularia sphaerocarpa UHCC 0038 encodes:
- a CDS encoding tyrosine-type recombinase/integrase: MTDKWINVDPRTKKLSIRFRVRGFSSQFYLSTGLKDSKKNRTIVQSRRDAIETDIGLGQFDSTLERYRFGSRKLAPSPQQTKTKPMNELWELFTEFKATLIEATTIRNSYASVARYIKRFPTQDLSQASDIRDWLTKNTTQFMAYHLLTKLSQCCQWAKDSGMIADNPFDKLQVPKPRRKSTDEDSYLAFTLEQRDIIINAFERHERHAHDAPLIKFLFFSGCRPGEAFALTWGDISPDCCRISITKSRNLYGILKGTKNGKRRIFPAGKNSRLQKLLLEIRPDNAHPSELVFRSKFDRRMTGAILNNIWNQSVSVNNGQLYHHTGVTRGLAESRQIPYYLKPYATRHTFATWAIANGVTVEKVALWIGDEVATVIKYYCHPNVVDAECPDF; the protein is encoded by the coding sequence ATGACTGATAAATGGATTAATGTAGATCCGCGAACTAAGAAGCTATCAATTCGCTTCCGAGTTCGCGGTTTTTCTTCTCAGTTCTACCTCAGCACCGGGCTGAAAGATAGTAAGAAGAATAGAACTATTGTTCAATCGCGCCGAGATGCAATTGAAACAGATATCGGCTTAGGACAATTTGATTCCACGTTAGAAAGATACAGATTTGGTTCCCGCAAATTAGCCCCAAGCCCCCAGCAAACCAAGACTAAACCAATGAACGAACTGTGGGAACTGTTTACAGAATTTAAGGCAACGTTAATTGAGGCAACGACAATCCGAAACAGTTATGCATCTGTAGCGAGGTACATCAAGCGGTTTCCAACGCAGGATTTAAGCCAGGCATCAGACATTAGGGATTGGCTGACAAAAAACACAACTCAGTTCATGGCATATCATCTACTGACGAAACTTAGCCAGTGCTGTCAATGGGCTAAAGATTCCGGGATGATTGCTGACAATCCCTTTGATAAATTACAGGTTCCTAAGCCGCGACGTAAATCAACCGACGAGGACAGTTACCTCGCGTTCACCCTAGAGCAGCGAGATATCATCATCAATGCTTTTGAACGGCATGAGCGCCATGCTCACGACGCTCCTTTAATTAAATTCTTATTTTTCTCCGGTTGTCGTCCGGGGGAAGCATTCGCACTGACTTGGGGAGATATCAGCCCTGACTGTTGCCGTATCTCCATCACTAAATCCAGGAACCTCTACGGCATACTCAAGGGAACCAAGAATGGGAAGAGAAGAATTTTCCCAGCCGGGAAAAATTCGAGGCTCCAAAAGCTGCTTTTAGAAATTAGACCAGACAATGCTCATCCTAGCGAGTTGGTGTTTAGGAGCAAATTTGATAGGCGAATGACCGGGGCTATCCTGAATAACATCTGGAATCAATCAGTCTCCGTTAACAATGGGCAGTTATACCACCATACGGGCGTTACTAGGGGTTTAGCAGAGTCTCGGCAGATTCCTTACTATCTCAAGCCTTATGCAACCAGACACACCTTTGCCACTTGGGCGATCGCTAATGGCGTGACCGTGGAAAAAGTCGCCTTGTGGATTGGGGACGAGGTGGCGACGGTAATCAAATACTACTGCCACCCCAATGTAGTTGATGCGGAGTGTCCCGATTTTTAA
- a CDS encoding septal ring lytic transglycosylase RlpA family protein produces MNQRYLWTIVALFLTALGTPLAGHAQTTTAKKTTPVSQKSPVSDAVKVGEFQTSAGKLTSDAVITNIHSHNLGGRKAATLFIKNIPVLTFLSSQPVASVDRKVGVIGDTQGKQSYSLMAGNSAKLSSLRNLTNGRNQKKSLHDDPVHRAGLIAASIQQLVRNNEDAQKITVSWKGEDKSTANQAQSKKASVQQQPSDRASADLSDRYTIKINNQELVEINAKTILAGTTDNLAEDALQATNRLRRLIGDASPINEIAGLPERARLSLPPIGQQIAGNIRFSFRGLASFYGRGFAGRPTATGERFNPEGMTAAHRTLPFGTRVRVTNTRNGRSVVVRINDRGPFIRGRVIDVSTAAARAIGMINSGVAPVKIEVLGK; encoded by the coding sequence ATGAATCAAAGATATTTGTGGACTATTGTCGCCCTGTTTCTGACTGCTCTGGGTACGCCCTTAGCCGGTCACGCTCAAACTACTACGGCCAAGAAAACTACTCCAGTTTCTCAAAAATCACCAGTTAGTGATGCCGTTAAAGTCGGAGAGTTTCAAACCTCAGCAGGGAAACTTACCTCGGATGCTGTGATCACAAACATTCATTCTCACAACCTTGGAGGTCGTAAGGCGGCAACCCTGTTTATCAAAAATATTCCAGTTCTCACCTTTTTGAGTTCTCAGCCAGTGGCGAGTGTTGATAGGAAAGTTGGTGTAATTGGAGATACTCAGGGAAAACAGTCGTATAGCCTGATGGCGGGTAATTCAGCCAAGTTATCCAGTCTCAGGAATTTGACGAATGGGAGAAACCAAAAGAAATCGCTTCATGATGATCCGGTTCATCGAGCTGGTTTAATCGCAGCTAGTATTCAACAGCTAGTCCGCAACAATGAGGACGCTCAAAAGATTACCGTCAGTTGGAAGGGTGAGGACAAATCTACAGCCAATCAAGCCCAGAGCAAAAAAGCCTCTGTCCAACAACAGCCAAGCGATCGCGCCAGCGCTGACTTGTCAGATCGCTATACAATCAAAATTAATAACCAAGAATTGGTAGAAATCAATGCAAAAACCATCCTAGCAGGTACTACCGATAATCTGGCAGAAGATGCATTGCAAGCAACCAATCGCTTACGGAGACTGATTGGTGATGCATCTCCCATCAATGAAATTGCTGGTCTACCAGAACGCGCCAGACTTTCTCTGCCACCAATAGGACAGCAAATCGCCGGCAATATACGATTCAGTTTCCGAGGACTAGCTTCCTTTTACGGTCGCGGTTTCGCAGGCCGACCGACCGCAACTGGCGAGAGATTTAATCCAGAAGGTATGACTGCTGCCCATCGGACTTTACCTTTTGGTACGCGAGTCCGTGTCACCAACACCCGCAATGGTCGTTCCGTCGTGGTGCGAATCAATGACCGTGGCCCATTCATTCGGGGTAGAGTCATCGATGTCTCTACTGCTGCTGCTAGAGCTATAGGAATGATCAATAGTGGTGTTGCACCAGTGAAAATTGAAGTTTTGGGGAAATAA
- the purM gene encoding phosphoribosylformylglycinamidine cyclo-ligase produces the protein MDYRDAGVDVEAGRAFVDQIRNLVHSTFRPGVLGGLGGFGGCFQLPGGFKEPVLVSGTDGVGTKLKIAQVLNRHDTVGIDLVAMCVNDVLTSGAEPLFFLDYVATSKLEPEQLTQVVAGIASGCRLAGCALLGGETAEMPGFYQVGEYDLAGFCVGIVEKSQMLDSSQVQIGDIAIALPSTGVHSNGLSLVRKIVDSKSLAWDERPQLLAGETIAEAFLKPTQIYVKPVLAARQADLEIHGMAHITGGGLPENLPRCLGKNQSIQIYPNSWTVPPIFQWLAEVGSVSAEAMYNTFNMGIGFVLLVPPHQVEQTITFFKSQDISALAIGEVITGSGTLASLPL, from the coding sequence ATGGATTATCGGGATGCTGGGGTTGATGTTGAAGCCGGTAGAGCTTTTGTAGACCAAATTCGCAATTTAGTTCACAGTACTTTTAGACCGGGAGTACTTGGTGGACTAGGTGGTTTTGGTGGTTGCTTCCAACTACCAGGAGGTTTTAAAGAACCAGTGTTGGTTTCGGGGACTGATGGTGTGGGAACAAAGCTGAAAATTGCCCAAGTTCTCAACCGACATGATACTGTTGGCATTGATTTAGTGGCGATGTGTGTTAATGATGTGTTGACATCAGGTGCAGAACCACTGTTTTTTTTAGATTATGTGGCTACCAGTAAGTTAGAACCAGAACAACTGACTCAAGTGGTAGCAGGGATAGCTTCTGGCTGTAGGTTGGCGGGTTGCGCTTTATTGGGAGGAGAAACCGCAGAAATGCCTGGTTTCTACCAAGTGGGTGAGTATGATTTGGCGGGTTTCTGTGTGGGAATTGTGGAAAAAAGCCAGATGTTGGATAGTTCTCAGGTGCAAATTGGAGATATTGCGATCGCACTTCCTAGTACTGGTGTACACAGCAATGGCTTGAGTTTAGTGCGGAAAATTGTTGACTCCAAATCATTGGCTTGGGATGAGCGCCCACAATTATTAGCTGGTGAAACTATCGCAGAAGCTTTTCTCAAACCGACACAAATTTATGTCAAGCCTGTTTTAGCAGCGCGTCAAGCTGATTTAGAAATTCATGGTATGGCTCATATTACAGGTGGTGGCTTACCAGAGAATTTACCCAGATGCTTAGGTAAAAATCAAAGCATTCAAATTTACCCCAATAGTTGGACTGTTCCGCCGATATTCCAGTGGCTGGCTGAAGTAGGCTCAGTCAGTGCCGAGGCTATGTATAATACTTTCAATATGGGCATTGGTTTTGTGCTGTTAGTACCACCCCATCAAGTAGAACAGACAATCACCTTTTTTAAATCACAGGATATTTCCGCTTTGGCAATTGGTGAAGTTATTACAGGGTCTGGTACATTAGCAAGTTTACCATTGTAG
- a CDS encoding bifunctional pantoate--beta-alanine ligase/(d)CMP kinase, which translates to MRLLTTVAALRCYLTQRCSKNQLMVPEDLGLDEITSWYQTAVGLVPTMGGLHQGHLSLIKRARQENSTVIVSIFVNPLQFAPDEDYERYPRTLELDQQLCKQAGVDAIFAPTPNEMGVSQKSLQESQVTQVTPPSAMMLGLCGRSRQGHFQGVATIVTKLLNLVQPERAYFGQKDGQQLAIIRQLVADLNLPVEVVACPTVREVSGLALSSRNQYLTTQEKEQAAVLYRGLRASLAAFKAGVRDSNELITVVQRELAKVSNLIVEYIELVEPTTLMSLETVEEEGMLAIAARLGSTRLIDNIILSDRQPIIAIDGPAGAGKSTVARQVATKLDLVYLDTGAMYRAVTWLVLQKGIAIDDECAMPAASEAIAELVSQCNIELTPSHDLQSPVRVWINGTDVTQAIRTIEVTSQVSAIAAQSAVRQALVKKQQSWGKKGGLVAEGRDIGTHVFPDAEVKIFLTASVNERAHRRQQDFKEQGQPEVNLEQLKQDIAERDWKDSTRKVSPLQKAADAVEIQSDGLNVSEVTAQIVNYYQQRLSE; encoded by the coding sequence GTGCGCCTGCTGACAACAGTCGCAGCTTTACGCTGCTATTTAACTCAACGCTGTTCAAAAAATCAGCTAATGGTTCCAGAAGATTTGGGACTAGATGAAATAACTAGCTGGTACCAAACGGCTGTCGGTTTGGTGCCAACGATGGGAGGATTACATCAAGGTCATTTGAGCTTGATTAAAAGAGCCAGGCAAGAAAATTCTACGGTGATTGTCAGTATTTTTGTCAATCCCCTGCAATTTGCTCCTGATGAGGATTATGAACGTTATCCCCGGACTTTAGAGTTAGACCAACAACTCTGTAAGCAAGCAGGAGTAGATGCGATTTTTGCACCCACTCCGAATGAAATGGGTGTTTCTCAGAAAAGTCTCCAAGAATCTCAAGTTACACAAGTAACGCCTCCATCTGCTATGATGTTAGGTTTGTGTGGACGTTCTCGGCAGGGTCACTTTCAAGGTGTGGCGACGATTGTTACCAAACTTTTGAATTTGGTACAACCTGAGCGAGCCTACTTTGGACAAAAAGATGGTCAGCAACTGGCTATTATTAGACAGCTGGTGGCTGATTTGAATTTGCCAGTAGAGGTTGTTGCTTGTCCTACGGTGCGGGAAGTGTCGGGTCTGGCTTTAAGTTCTCGTAACCAATATTTGACTACACAAGAAAAAGAGCAAGCAGCAGTTTTATATCGGGGTTTAAGGGCCAGTTTAGCTGCCTTCAAGGCTGGTGTGCGTGACAGCAACGAGCTGATAACTGTGGTACAGCGAGAATTGGCAAAGGTGAGTAATCTAATTGTGGAATATATTGAATTGGTGGAACCGACTACGTTAATGTCTTTAGAAACAGTTGAGGAGGAAGGAATGCTGGCGATCGCAGCTCGTCTTGGTTCGACACGTTTAATTGATAATATCATTTTGAGCGATCGTCAACCCATCATCGCCATCGATGGACCAGCAGGGGCTGGTAAATCCACAGTGGCTCGTCAAGTAGCAACTAAGCTGGATCTAGTTTATCTAGATACAGGCGCTATGTACCGCGCTGTGACTTGGCTGGTGCTACAAAAAGGTATTGCCATTGATGATGAATGTGCGATGCCTGCGGCGAGCGAAGCTATCGCCGAATTAGTCAGTCAGTGTAACATTGAACTTACCCCCAGCCATGATCTACAATCTCCTGTCAGGGTTTGGATTAATGGTACTGATGTCACTCAGGCAATTCGCACAATTGAGGTGACATCTCAAGTATCAGCAATAGCTGCACAAAGCGCTGTGCGTCAAGCACTCGTCAAAAAACAGCAAAGCTGGGGTAAAAAAGGTGGTTTAGTCGCAGAAGGTCGAGACATTGGGACTCATGTATTCCCCGATGCCGAAGTTAAAATATTCTTAACCGCCTCAGTCAATGAACGCGCCCATCGTCGTCAGCAAGACTTTAAAGAACAAGGTCAACCCGAAGTAAATTTAGAGCAGCTCAAACAGGATATCGCCGAACGTGACTGGAAAGACAGCACTCGTAAAGTTTCCCCTTTACAAAAAGCAGCAGATGCAGTTGAAATACAGTCAGATGGTCTTAACGTATCTGAAGTCACCGCACAAATCGTTAATTACTACCAACAACGCTTGTCTGAGTGA
- a CDS encoding PHP domain-containing protein, giving the protein MVVNFAPTSTNADILRQVFLSVDAQSCPTLFNFHLHTVHSDGKLQPSTLMEQAIAIGLQGLAITDHHSIGGYQAAQDWLETWKWRNSSENSPYLWSGVEINANLLDVEVHILAYAFEPEHPSIKPYLQRKPTTGKEYQANNVIAAIQQAGGLAVLAHPARYKRSLFDLIPAAAERGIDGVETFYAYKNPKPWSPSVLETQQVQQLADEHQLFNTCGTDTHGLSLLQRL; this is encoded by the coding sequence ATGGTTGTAAATTTTGCTCCGACATCTACGAACGCAGACATTTTGAGGCAAGTCTTCTTGAGTGTTGATGCCCAAAGCTGTCCTACGTTATTCAATTTTCATCTGCATACTGTCCACTCAGATGGCAAGTTGCAACCAAGTACATTGATGGAACAGGCGATCGCAATTGGGTTACAAGGATTGGCGATTACAGACCACCATAGTATCGGAGGGTATCAAGCAGCACAAGATTGGTTAGAAACCTGGAAGTGGCGAAATTCCAGTGAGAACAGTCCTTACTTATGGAGTGGGGTAGAAATTAATGCCAACCTTTTGGATGTTGAAGTTCATATTTTGGCTTACGCCTTTGAGCCAGAACATCCTAGCATCAAACCCTATTTGCAAAGAAAACCGACTACAGGTAAAGAATATCAAGCAAATAACGTCATTGCAGCCATACAGCAAGCCGGGGGATTGGCAGTTTTAGCTCATCCAGCTCGTTACAAGCGATCGCTTTTTGACTTAATTCCGGCGGCGGCAGAACGGGGAATTGATGGTGTAGAAACTTTCTACGCTTACAAGAACCCCAAACCTTGGTCTCCAAGTGTTTTGGAAACACAACAAGTACAACAGTTAGCCGATGAACATCAGCTATTTAATACCTGTGGTACTGATACCCACGGTTTAAGTCTGCTACAACGTTTGTAA
- a CDS encoding murein transglycosylase A: MRKSLALVSLSLGIVFINTIWSAVAQVPLRLPVPTNPPVQPQVQPKPTAPNIQPSQVLKPLNLGNNCTPIHACLGWDEQLWSQVGRSGGGDRQALLASIDNSLSYLTKNSAIATYQKYPVKGITHDRVRRSLIRFRQLVVNSKSPAELQAAVRREFTFYKSVGNDGKGTVKFTAYYEPIYSASRVRTEEYKYPLYRLPPDLDQWAKPHPKRVDLEGQDGLLGERSQLRGLEMLWFRDRFDAYMVHIQGSAQIQLPDGKKTSVGFAGGTDYPWTSIGGQLSKDGKLAANQLSMPGIINFFQRQPQEMSNYLPRWERFVFFKETAGRPATGSINVPVTAERSIATDKSLMPPGALALVHTSIPYPTSNGQMQYRTVSRFVLDQDTGSAIKGPGRVDYFMGSGKVAGDRAGVTGGNGTLYYLLLKR; this comes from the coding sequence ATGAGAAAAAGCCTTGCTTTGGTTTCCCTGAGTTTGGGAATTGTCTTCATAAATACTATCTGGTCAGCTGTAGCTCAGGTTCCTCTAAGGTTACCAGTACCAACCAATCCTCCGGTACAGCCGCAGGTCCAACCCAAGCCCACGGCTCCTAACATCCAGCCGTCACAGGTCCTTAAACCCCTTAACCTGGGCAACAATTGTACTCCGATTCACGCTTGCTTGGGTTGGGATGAGCAACTTTGGAGTCAAGTGGGTAGGTCTGGCGGTGGCGATCGCCAGGCTTTGTTGGCTTCCATTGACAATAGTTTGAGTTACCTGACCAAAAATAGTGCGATCGCCACCTATCAAAAGTATCCAGTTAAAGGAATTACTCATGATCGTGTGCGTCGGAGTTTAATTCGTTTCCGTCAACTAGTTGTCAATTCTAAATCTCCAGCCGAACTCCAAGCTGCTGTCCGGCGAGAGTTTACCTTTTACAAGTCTGTGGGCAATGATGGCAAGGGTACTGTTAAATTTACTGCTTACTATGAGCCTATTTATAGTGCTAGCCGTGTAAGAACTGAAGAATATAAGTATCCCTTGTATCGACTCCCACCGGATTTAGATCAATGGGCTAAACCTCACCCTAAACGAGTTGATTTGGAAGGTCAAGACGGTTTACTAGGGGAAAGAAGTCAGTTGCGCGGTTTAGAAATGCTCTGGTTTCGCGATCGCTTCGACGCATACATGGTACATATCCAAGGTTCTGCCCAAATTCAGTTACCTGATGGTAAAAAAACCTCTGTGGGCTTTGCCGGTGGAACAGATTATCCCTGGACTAGTATCGGCGGTCAACTGTCCAAAGATGGCAAGTTAGCCGCAAATCAATTAAGTATGCCGGGGATCATTAACTTTTTCCAGCGTCAGCCCCAGGAAATGAGTAATTATCTCCCCCGTTGGGAAAGATTTGTCTTCTTCAAAGAAACCGCCGGTAGACCAGCTACTGGCAGTATTAATGTCCCAGTTACCGCCGAGCGTTCCATTGCTACAGATAAATCTCTCATGCCTCCGGGCGCACTAGCACTGGTTCATACTTCAATTCCATATCCCACCAGCAATGGTCAGATGCAATATCGGACTGTGAGCCGCTTTGTACTCGATCAGGATACAGGAAGCGCCATCAAAGGACCGGGAAGGGTCGATTATTTCATGGGTTCTGGCAAAGTTGCAGGCGATCGCGCTGGCGTTACAGGTGGTAACGGTACACTGTATTATTTGCTACTTAAAAGATAG
- a CDS encoding superoxide dismutase — MAFTQPPLPFDFNALEAYGMKGETFEYHYGKHHAAYVTNLNKLTDGTELADKSLEEVIQISFKDSSKVGIFNNGAQVWNHSFFWNCLKPAGGGAPTGDLAAKINQDFGSFDKFKEEFSNAAATQFGSGWAWLIDDGGTLKVMKTPNAENPLAHGKKALLTLDVWEHAYYIDHRNARPAFIKNFLEKLVNWDFAAENYAKA, encoded by the coding sequence ATGGCATTTACACAGCCCCCCTTACCATTCGACTTTAACGCTCTAGAAGCGTATGGCATGAAAGGCGAAACCTTCGAGTATCACTATGGCAAACATCATGCAGCCTATGTGACCAACTTAAACAAGCTCACTGACGGAACAGAACTTGCTGACAAGTCTCTAGAAGAAGTAATCCAAATTTCCTTTAAAGACTCCTCGAAAGTGGGAATCTTTAATAATGGCGCTCAAGTTTGGAATCACAGCTTTTTCTGGAATTGCTTGAAGCCCGCAGGTGGTGGCGCACCAACAGGCGACTTAGCAGCCAAGATTAATCAGGATTTTGGTAGCTTCGACAAATTCAAAGAAGAATTTTCTAACGCGGCTGCAACTCAATTTGGCAGTGGTTGGGCTTGGTTAATTGATGATGGTGGGACTCTGAAGGTGATGAAGACACCAAATGCAGAGAACCCCTTAGCTCATGGCAAAAAGGCACTCTTAACCTTGGATGTATGGGAACACGCCTACTACATCGACCATAGAAATGCTCGTCCAGCTTTTATCAAGAACTTTTTAGAGAAGTTGGTAAATTGGGACTTTGCTGCTGAAAATTACGCTAAAGCTTAA
- the glsA gene encoding glutaminase A: MANQANSEDLEKVSAPFLAVLNDLYCKYKSQTEGTLANYIPELAKVNPELFSICIVTVDGQTYQVGDYQQQFTIQSISKVFAYGLALEDHGRDYVLTRVGVEPTGDAFNAIILDEQSKRPYNPMVNAGAIATTSLIKGSGATERLNRVLDMFRKYTGHDALVDISVFTSERSTGHRNRAIAHLMLNFGMIDQNIEETLDLYFQQCAVMVNCQDLAVMAATLANKGINPLTGEQAVDSRYIKDILSVMNTCGMYNFAGEWAYNVGIPAKSGVCGGIMAVVPHKMGIGVFSPLLDVRGNSVRGVKVCEELSRRLGLHLFECSGDGLKF; encoded by the coding sequence ATGGCAAATCAAGCAAATTCAGAAGATTTAGAAAAGGTCTCAGCGCCATTTTTAGCTGTTCTCAACGACTTATATTGCAAATACAAGTCACAAACAGAGGGGACACTAGCAAACTATATTCCAGAACTAGCGAAGGTCAATCCAGAATTATTCAGCATTTGTATTGTGACGGTAGATGGACAAACTTACCAAGTGGGGGATTATCAACAACAATTTACTATCCAGTCGATTTCTAAGGTGTTTGCTTACGGACTGGCTTTAGAAGATCATGGACGAGATTATGTATTAACCAGAGTTGGGGTTGAACCAACAGGAGACGCGTTTAACGCCATTATTCTTGATGAACAATCGAAGCGCCCTTACAATCCTATGGTAAATGCAGGTGCGATCGCTACTACCAGTTTAATCAAAGGATCTGGTGCAACCGAACGCTTAAACAGGGTGCTGGATATGTTTCGCAAATACACCGGACATGATGCACTGGTGGACATCTCCGTTTTTACCTCGGAACGCAGTACAGGACATCGCAACCGCGCCATAGCACACCTGATGCTCAATTTTGGCATGATTGACCAAAATATTGAAGAAACCCTGGATCTTTACTTTCAGCAGTGTGCTGTGATGGTGAATTGCCAAGATTTAGCAGTGATGGCGGCTACCCTTGCTAACAAAGGTATTAACCCACTTACAGGTGAACAAGCGGTAGATAGTCGTTACATCAAAGATATTCTCAGCGTCATGAACACCTGTGGGATGTATAACTTTGCTGGCGAGTGGGCTTACAATGTTGGTATTCCGGCTAAAAGTGGTGTTTGTGGTGGGATTATGGCAGTTGTACCGCACAAAATGGGTATTGGAGTTTTTTCGCCACTGTTAGATGTGCGTGGTAATAGTGTGCGGGGAGTCAAGGTGTGTGAGGAACTTTCCCGGCGCTTAGGGTTACATTTATTTGAATGTTCTGGAGACGGTTTAAAATTCTAA
- a CDS encoding amidohydrolase, which yields MNFTIQNVLISIDDAYLTVDVQVVNDKIAAIAPNLDVIGTTFDGSNKLLLPGFVNAHTHSSEMWQRGIMSIFPLELWLAELYDFAPLDLEKVYLSALGTAVETLLSGGTSVVDHLVLTPGLELETIAAAVRAYREVGIRAFIAPLIQDESLSAGIPSGKSVQNHDPYFRSTAATLQIIEEAVKQFHRPDEGVNILVAPTGIQLCSDALFTGCIELSDRYNLCRHSHLLETKAQEKLAQEKYGCTAVEHLQRIGYLGDRTSLAHCIWLNDTDIKILAQTQSTVVHNPLSNLRLGSGIAPILKYLQAGVNVSFGCDGASSNDSQDLLEAIKIGSILHNITDLDYQNWITPKKSVEMASLGGAKGLNVAEKIGSLSLGKQADLVLYDLTSLSLLPRTDPIGLLILGRPTNVVHSAWVNGKQIVSNHHVNTINIDKLRQELFNRSQWETKRKSPSVAQIETHYRQIMDL from the coding sequence GTGAATTTTACGATCCAAAACGTTTTAATTTCTATCGATGATGCTTATCTCACCGTAGATGTACAGGTTGTAAATGATAAAATAGCGGCGATCGCACCCAATTTAGATGTCATCGGTACTACTTTTGATGGTAGCAATAAACTATTACTACCTGGTTTCGTTAACGCCCACACCCATTCCTCAGAAATGTGGCAACGGGGAATTATGTCAATTTTTCCTTTAGAATTATGGCTAGCCGAATTATATGACTTTGCGCCCCTGGATTTAGAAAAAGTTTATCTGAGTGCTTTGGGAACAGCTGTCGAAACTTTACTTTCTGGTGGAACCAGTGTAGTAGATCATTTGGTCTTAACTCCTGGGCTAGAATTAGAAACCATCGCTGCTGCTGTGCGTGCTTATCGAGAAGTGGGGATTCGTGCTTTTATTGCGCCGCTAATTCAAGATGAATCCCTCAGCGCTGGGATACCGTCAGGGAAATCAGTGCAGAACCATGATCCTTATTTTCGCTCCACAGCAGCGACACTACAAATTATAGAAGAAGCGGTGAAACAATTTCATCGTCCAGATGAGGGGGTGAATATTTTAGTTGCACCCACAGGAATACAATTGTGTAGTGATGCTTTATTTACAGGATGTATTGAATTAAGCGATCGCTATAATCTTTGTCGTCACTCCCATTTATTAGAAACCAAAGCCCAAGAAAAACTCGCCCAAGAAAAATACGGATGTACTGCTGTTGAACATCTGCAACGTATTGGATATTTAGGCGATCGCACATCCTTAGCTCATTGTATCTGGTTAAATGATACTGATATTAAAATCCTCGCCCAAACCCAATCAACAGTTGTCCATAACCCCTTGAGTAACCTCCGTCTAGGCAGTGGTATCGCCCCAATTTTAAAATATCTCCAAGCAGGCGTAAACGTATCCTTTGGCTGTGATGGCGCTTCCAGTAACGACTCCCAAGATTTGCTAGAAGCGATCAAAATCGGTTCTATTTTACACAACATTACAGACTTAGATTATCAAAACTGGATCACACCGAAAAAATCCGTAGAAATGGCATCATTAGGAGGAGCCAAAGGACTAAACGTAGCTGAAAAAATCGGTTCCCTCAGCCTAGGTAAACAAGCCGACTTAGTACTTTACGACCTCACCAGTTTATCATTACTTCCCCGCACAGATCCCATAGGCTTATTAATATTAGGTCGTCCCACAAACGTTGTCCATAGCGCTTGGGTAAACGGGAAGCAAATTGTTAGCAATCATCATGTTAATACCATTAACATAGATAAATTACGACAAGAATTATTTAACCGCAGTCAATGGGAAACAAAACGCAAATCTCCCAGCGTCGCCCAAATAGAAACTCATTATCGCCAAATCATGGATTTATGA
- a CDS encoding DUF5895 domain-containing protein, with product MEASANFDFEDDKFNAPPSQIIPWCQMINPRYGTDGMQPHGLAIKLDNASAVGFKPDENWQQLEHEFSSGVETVFITSTPKLVIVRRGPLSVKDRESGNKLGTLKENYDAFLADKLKFKTFTRYLIYLVGENKKFLHDSPLQLTLNGAAGASFSKTYCEFQQGRVISGFVAELERAYAVYRQQPVSPKGPLFHAHGIFCPIIESEERGIEPNTVMVASTVDYKHPTVDTLTEYLIASDSAESKMICKTFEEHKEFGKESIKVEAPKLAAVGVSSSYIYADEDDYPPY from the coding sequence ATGGAAGCATCTGCTAATTTCGACTTTGAGGACGATAAATTTAACGCCCCTCCTTCTCAAATCATCCCCTGGTGTCAGATGATTAATCCTCGGTATGGCACAGATGGTATGCAGCCCCACGGGTTGGCGATTAAATTGGATAATGCTAGTGCTGTGGGTTTTAAGCCGGATGAAAATTGGCAACAGCTAGAGCATGAATTTAGCTCTGGAGTGGAAACCGTTTTTATTACCAGTACTCCAAAGTTAGTTATAGTCCGCCGTGGCCCTTTATCTGTGAAAGACCGGGAAAGTGGTAACAAGCTTGGTACTCTTAAAGAAAATTATGATGCTTTTTTAGCAGACAAGCTTAAATTTAAAACCTTTACTCGCTACCTCATTTACTTAGTAGGGGAAAATAAAAAGTTTCTGCACGACTCTCCATTACAATTAACTCTTAACGGCGCAGCCGGAGCAAGTTTCAGCAAAACTTACTGCGAGTTTCAACAAGGAAGAGTGATCAGTGGCTTCGTAGCTGAACTAGAAAGAGCTTATGCTGTATATCGTCAGCAACCTGTGTCACCAAAAGGCCCGTTATTTCACGCTCATGGAATTTTCTGCCCGATCATTGAGTCTGAAGAAAGAGGAATTGAACCAAATACTGTGATGGTAGCCTCAACGGTGGACTACAAGCATCCCACTGTTGACACATTAACCGAATACCTAATTGCTTCAGATTCTGCTGAGTCTAAAATGATCTGCAAAACTTTTGAAGAACACAAAGAGTTTGGCAAGGAATCGATCAAAGTAGAAGCGCCTAAACTCGCAGCAGTTGGCGTTTCTAGTTCTTATATTTACGCTGATGAAGATGATTATCCACCTTATTAG